The nucleotide window CTCCTTGTTACGCACGAATTCACACACATCGAGGATATGCCGTCGCGGCAGCATCAGAGACCCTCCCGCCTCAGCTCCTCGACGAGCGTTTTCTGCTTCTCCGTCAGCTTCTTCGGGACCTCCACCACGACCTGTACGTACTGATCCCCCGCTGCCCCTTTGCCGTCAGGGACGCCAAGCCCCTTGAGACGCACCTTGGCATTGCCCTTGGTGCCGGCAGGTATCTTCACCCGCTTATGGCCGTCGATGGAGGGTACCTCCACCTCCGCGCCGAGCAGCGCGTCGGTGATCTTGATTTCTTTGGTGACGTAGAGGTCGTTGCCCGTTCTTTTAAATACAGGATGATCTCCCACTTTTATCGTAATATAGAGGTCGCCCTGCATCCCCGTACGGGGGTCGGCGTTCCCTTTTCCCTGGAGCCTGAGCTTCTTGCCTGTAGAGATGCCGGCGGGTATCTTTACGTTCACCTCTTCGGTTCCCATGGGCGTGGCAAAGGAAACCTTTTTCTGGCTGCCTTTTACGGCATCCATAAAAGGTATCTCGAGCTCGTAATGGATGTCGAGGCCCGGCTCGGGACCCCCCTGCTGCGGATGGGTGATGAAATCACGGAAGTCGTAGTTCTGCTGCTGCCGTTGCCTGCCTCCTCCCCTGCCCGCCTGGCGGCCGAAAATGGTGGTGAACATATCGCCGCCGCCGAAGCCGAGGTCTTTAAAGAGGTCTCCCATGCTGAATCCCCTGAAGATGTCTTCTTCGGAGTACCTCTGCTGAAAACCGCCCATGCCGTAGGTATCGTATTGGGTCCTCTTGTCCT belongs to Syntrophorhabdaceae bacterium and includes:
- a CDS encoding DnaJ C-terminal domain-containing protein, with translation MAGKKDYYEILGIARGASEEEMKKAYRKLALKYHPDKNPGDKAAEEKFKEISEAYAVLSDKDKRTQYDTYGMGGFQQRYSEEDIFRGFSMGDLFKDLGFGGGDMFTTIFGRQAGRGGGRQRQQQNYDFRDFITHPQQGGPEPGLDIHYELEIPFMDAVKGSQKKVSFATPMGTEEVNVKIPAGISTGKKLRLQGKGNADPRTGMQGDLYITIKVGDHPVFKRTGNDLYVTKEIKITDALLGAEVEVPSIDGHKRVKIPAGTKGNAKVRLKGLGVPDGKGAAGDQYVQVVVEVPKKLTEKQKTLVEELRREGL